ACCGCTTTGCAGGCGATCTCAATGTCATGCTCATTGGCGAGCAGGAAGCCGCCCACTTGGGGGTGCCGGTTGAATGGGTGAAGCGGGCGATCTTTGTCCTGGCGGCCCTGCTGACCGGCCTGGCAGTTTCGCTGAGCGGCTCCATCGGGTTTGTGGGGTTGATCGTTCCGCACATCGCTCGAATGCTCTTCGGCAATGACTATCGCCTGCTGCTGCCGTCGACGGCCATCCTGGGGGCCATGTTGACTTTGCTGGCTGATCTGATCGCACGAACCATCGTCGCACCCACGGAACTTCCCGTCGGGGCCATTACGGCGCTGGCTGGGGCCCCGGTGTTCATCTACCTGCTGAGACGCGATCGGACGGAGGATTGACGGTGATCTCTTCCCATTCACAACCCCGGATGGATGTGCATCCACTCGCCGGCGGCAGCTCTCTTGAGGTTCACCAATTGGGTGTGAAAGTGGGCAACTTTCAGCTTCATCCCGTTTCCTTCGCCATGAGTAATTCCGAAGTAACGGCGATTGTGGGGCCGAACGGCTCGGGAAAATCGACCTTGGTCAAACTGGTGAGCGGGACGCTCCGGCCCGCCTCGGGATGGGCCCGATGGAACGGGGTGGACATTCATCGAATGGGGCATCGTGAGCGGGCGAGACAGATTGCGGTAGTGGCCCAGGAAAGCGCGTTGCATTTTCCCATGACCGTTTTGGAATACTGTCTGCTGGCACGCCATCCCTTTCTCGATGGATTGCAACTGGCATCAAGCGAAGACCTGGCCATTGTGCGACGGTCTCTCGATATGACTAAGGCCGCGGTCTTCGAGCGGCGATGGATGAACGAACTTTCGGGCGGTGAACGCCAGCGGGTCATTTTGGCCCGCGCCCTGGCTCAAACCCCAGGACTGCTCCTGCTGGATGAGCCGACCCTCAACCTCGATGTCGCGTTTCAGATGGGGCTTCTGAAGTTGGTCGAACGGCTGGCGCGGGAGCACGGCATGGCCGTCCTCATGGTTACCCACGAACTCAACCTCGCCGCCGAATTTGCGAACCGCATTCTGCTCCTGAATGGGGGTATTCCCCTCGCATTTGGATCGCCGGGTGAGGTGTTGACCGAGGAGCGGCTTCGGGAGGTTTTTGATTCCGATCTCCTGGTCGACCGGAACCCCGTCTCCGGCGTGGCGCGGGTGACCCTTCTGAGGGGGAGAAGATCAGAGATTAAGGAGTAAGACGATGTCACCGCAGAGACGCGGCGGACACAGAGAAAAGCTGTCCAGGACAACTCCGCGCCTTCTGCGTCTCGGCGTTGAATGAAAATGGATGTTTGAATTACCCATGCACCTTCACCCGTCTTTCGTCAGAGGGATGTTTTGAGATTTGGAGGGAATGATGAATAGAAACCATCGCGTTTTCAGCCACCCGTTGCACATCGCTGTCTTCTGCTTTTTATGGATTGTTTTACAGGTTCCCCTCCTCGCCCAGGCCAGCGTGATTGAGGGTCAAATCAAAGATCCCTCCGGGGCGGTTATTCGAGGCGCTCAAGTCAGTTGCATCGATGCCCTGGGGACCACGCTATTCCACTGGACCGACGGCCAGGGGCGGTTCCGGTTCGAGGTTTCGGCAGGGACGGAGTACCAGCTGATCGTCAGTCAGACCGGATTTGCTTCAGGGATGGTGACCGTCGATCCACTGAAGCCCGGTCAGACCCGGTCTGTCGAGATAAACCTTCAACTGAGCGCCCGAACGGATACCGTCCTGGTCAGCGCGTCGTTGATCGACCAGCCGATGGGGCAGGTGGGAAATTCCGTCAGCGTCATTACCGGGGAGGACTTGAAAAACTCTGCCACTCCGCTGGTCCAGGATGCGTTGCGGGAGGTCCCGGGGCTCGCGGTGAGTTCGGCTGGCCGCCGCGGGGGCACGACCTCGATTTTCGCGCGGGGAGGAAACGCGAATTACGACCTGGTGCTGCTGGACGGCGTGAAGCTCAACGACTTTGGGGGAGGGCTGGGCTTCGATTTCGCGCATCTGGTGGCGGATGATGTGGAACGCATTGAAGTCGTGCGCGGTCCGCAGAGCGCGCTCTACGGATCGGAGGCGGTTGGGGCGACCATCAATGTCATCACCGAGCGCGGGGAGGGGACGCCCCGGTACTCGTTTCAAGCCGAAGGCGGCAGCTACTTGCTGCGGCGCTGGAGCACGGGCGCGAATGGTCTGACGCGAGGCGTGAACTGGGCCCTGAACCTGTCGCGCATGGACTCCGACGGGGCCAACTTTAACGACAACTACCGCGACCAGAATGCGTCCGGGCGAATCGGCCTCGAATTGTCGCCCCGGACCCACGCCGCGTTCCATTTCAATCTCAATGCCAACGACGCGGGCGCTCCGGGGGCCTACGGCAGCGATCCCAACGGCACCTTCTTCGGCCTCGATCAGCAGTCCCGCGACAAGAACAATGACTATGTTTATGGGGCAGACATCGAGCATGAATTCTCTTCAAGGTTCAGACAACGCCTGGAGGGAGATTTCCTCTCGCGTAATTTTCGATTTCTGAGCCCTTCGCTGGGAGATTCGTTCAGCGACAACTTTCGTGCGTCCCTTCGCAGCGAAAGTGATGTCCTCCTTTTCCCCGGTGACACCCTCGCCTTCGGGTTTGAATACCAGCGGGAGCGGTTTTTGAATAATTTTGTGACCGATCCGACGGGTCAGGTCTTCGCTCTACACCGGAACAATCTTGGATACTTCGTCGAAAACCAGTGGAACTGGCAGCAACGGTTCTTCCTGACGGCCGGCGTGCGAATCGAAAATTTCAGGACCGACGAAATCCTTGCCGTCCCGTTTTCGCACGACCAGAATTTCCCGGCATCCTCCCTGGTCTCCACCAACCCAAGGGTGTCGGCATCCTATTTTATTCGGCCCGGGTCGATGGATCACGCGTTCAGCTATGCCAAGCTGCACGGTTCAGCGGGGACCGGCATCCGTGCTCCGAATGGATTTGAGCTGGCATTCACCAGCAATCCCCGGCTGCGTCCCGAACGCTCCTTGAGTTTTGACGCGGGCGCCGAGGTGTCCTTGTGGAACTCGCGGGGACTCTTTGATGTCACCTACTTCTACAACCGATTCGAGGACCAGATCGTTACCCTGACGGGGGATCTGCGCCAGCTCTCCACCTTCAGCTCCGACAACCTGGGCAACGCACGCGCGCAGGGCATGGAGGTTACAGTGAGCGTGCGGCCCAGTTCAAAGATCCGTTTGGGCGGCCAGTACACCTATTTGAATTCCGAAATCCTCTCGCTGAACGGCGATCCCGGCCGCGCCCAATCGATCTTCAAAGTCGGCGATCCGCTGATCCGCCGCCCGGCTCACTCAGGCTCTCTCTTTGCCACGTGGACCCATCGGCGTCTTGTCCTTTCTCTCGATGCGATGATGCGGGGTAGAACGACCGACACGGATCCGAACCTGGGAACATTTGCCTGCGATTTGGGGCTGCCGTGCATTCTCAAGAACCCCGGCTTTGTTGTTGCCAACGTCGGGGGATCATACGAATTCGCCAGCGGGGTCACCTGGTATGCGCGCGTCAACAATTTCTTGAACCAGAGATATGAAGAGGTACTGGGATTCCCCGCTTATCGCTTGAATTTTGTCTCCGGGGTGCGGGTGAACCTGGGTGGAGAAAGTGGACTTCATCTGAAGAGATGAATGCGGGTCATCAATTGCGAAGTGCGAATTTCGGAGTGCGGAATAAGAACGAACCGCAGAGTTCGCTGAGGAGACGCCAAGCACGCAAAAAGAATGCCGGCGCGATACGGCCCAGGGGTTCTTGCGATCTTTGCGCCTCCATTGCGGTCTTTGCGGTTAACCGCGGTACTGAATTCTACGGCGCCAATTCATTTTCGGTAGACCCGTATTTGAGGCTATGTGAATCAATCAGTGGCCAGAATTTCGACAGAATCCCCTATCGAAATCGTCCCGAGATTCAAATGATTGAAATTGCGCCCGAACACGACACCGTCCGCGCCGCCCGGGTGCCGACGGTAGGTGGCCAGGGTGCGGAGCGGTTCCTTGCCCCGCTCGGCGGTCTCCTGATTAGTCGCGGTGGTTGGACAGCGTGCGCACAGCCCCTGGCCCTCGAGAAGGACGTTGCCGACCCGGATCAAGGCCATTTGATCCTCCTGATATGGCGAGCATCCCTCAAGGACGATGTTGGGCCGAAACCGGTTCATCGGGAGGGCCTCGGAAAGACGTCTGTTAAGATCATCCAGTGAAGCTTGAGAGATGATGAGAAACGGATAGCCATCGGCAAAGGCCAGCTGCGAATCTCCCATTTTGGCCCGCCGGACGTGTTGGCTTGACATTCGCATGAGGCGATACTTCCCGGGTCTCTCCCTTCCAAGCAATTCACTCAGCCAACGGGAAACCTCTTCGCCTTGATCGACGCCGCGAGCATGATGCTCCCAGACCTGCACCTCATCTTCCGGCGTATCGGGGCCATCGAGGGGAACCGAGATTGAGCTCAGGCCGGGAGCGGTGAGGACCAGGTGCCCGTCCCGCATGGCGGCGTCTACCAGGCACATTGTCCGGACTTCGACACCAGCATCCGACGATTGACGCTGTGCCACAAACATTCCCCGTTCGTCCACCACCATCCATTCGCGGTCATATGGAATCCCCCGCACGCCAATCTCGGCGCGGGTGAGCGGCTTGCTCTTCACGGACTTCACGGGATGATAAAAAATACTGCTGACTGTGATGGCCATTCTGCCCCGATGTCCCCCATTTTTGGGATACATCTTCCTTGATGAATCGTGAGGATACCAAAAATGATGGCCGCGTTGAATTTTGATTTCACTCGGCGTGATCGGCGCCATGTTTGGACTGAAATCGCTTTCCACAGCCCGAAAAAAAAGAATATCGCCGATTCCGGTTCGTGATTAGAATGGGGCTTGCCCCAAGCCATGAAAATCGTTTCCCTGCTTCCCAGCGCCACCGAAATTGTATACGCCCTCGGTTTGGGCGATGACCTGGTCGCCGTGTCCCATGAGTGCGACTTTCCGCCCTCGGCCCGGGTCAAGCCCCGGATTACCCGCGCCCTGGTGGACTCAGACCAGCCATGTGAAACGATCGACCGCGAGGTCAAGGAAAAGCTGCATGAGGCCGGCACACTATATGATTTGGATTTCGAACTCCTCGAGCGCCTGCAGCCGGATCTGGTCCTGACTCAACAACTGTGCAGTGTGTGCGCTGTCTCGTACGACTCTGTGAAAGACGCGGTCAAGGGTTTGGTCCATTCGCCGCAGGTGGTCAATCTGGAGCCCCTGGGCTTGCAGGATATTCTTGAAAATATCCGAACCGTAGCCCGATTGACCGGGTGTTCCGAACGAGGCGAAGCAGTCATCAGCTCGCTTGAGCGCCGTGTCGACCGGGTGAAATCGCTGGTCTCGCGGATTGACAGGCGCCCGCGGACCTTCCTGATGGAATGGCTTCATCCCCCGTTCTCCGGGGGTCATTGGAATGGTGAATTAGTCACGATTGCTGGTGGAGTGGATGGAATCGCGAAGGCGGGTCACCCCTCGCGTCGGGTGGAGTGGAAAGAGATCCTCGATTTTGCCCCTGAAATCGTTGTG
Above is a genomic segment from Terriglobia bacterium containing:
- a CDS encoding TonB-dependent receptor, with product MNRNHRVFSHPLHIAVFCFLWIVLQVPLLAQASVIEGQIKDPSGAVIRGAQVSCIDALGTTLFHWTDGQGRFRFEVSAGTEYQLIVSQTGFASGMVTVDPLKPGQTRSVEINLQLSARTDTVLVSASLIDQPMGQVGNSVSVITGEDLKNSATPLVQDALREVPGLAVSSAGRRGGTTSIFARGGNANYDLVLLDGVKLNDFGGGLGFDFAHLVADDVERIEVVRGPQSALYGSEAVGATINVITERGEGTPRYSFQAEGGSYLLRRWSTGANGLTRGVNWALNLSRMDSDGANFNDNYRDQNASGRIGLELSPRTHAAFHFNLNANDAGAPGAYGSDPNGTFFGLDQQSRDKNNDYVYGADIEHEFSSRFRQRLEGDFLSRNFRFLSPSLGDSFSDNFRASLRSESDVLLFPGDTLAFGFEYQRERFLNNFVTDPTGQVFALHRNNLGYFVENQWNWQQRFFLTAGVRIENFRTDEILAVPFSHDQNFPASSLVSTNPRVSASYFIRPGSMDHAFSYAKLHGSAGTGIRAPNGFELAFTSNPRLRPERSLSFDAGAEVSLWNSRGLFDVTYFYNRFEDQIVTLTGDLRQLSTFSSDNLGNARAQGMEVTVSVRPSSKIRLGGQYTYLNSEILSLNGDPGRAQSIFKVGDPLIRRPAHSGSLFATWTHRRLVLSLDAMMRGRTTDTDPNLGTFACDLGLPCILKNPGFVVANVGGSYEFASGVTWYARVNNFLNQRYEEVLGFPAYRLNFVSGVRVNLGGESGLHLKR
- a CDS encoding ABC transporter ATP-binding protein: MISSHSQPRMDVHPLAGGSSLEVHQLGVKVGNFQLHPVSFAMSNSEVTAIVGPNGSGKSTLVKLVSGTLRPASGWARWNGVDIHRMGHRERARQIAVVAQESALHFPMTVLEYCLLARHPFLDGLQLASSEDLAIVRRSLDMTKAAVFERRWMNELSGGERQRVILARALAQTPGLLLLDEPTLNLDVAFQMGLLKLVERLAREHGMAVLMVTHELNLAAEFANRILLLNGGIPLAFGSPGEVLTEERLREVFDSDLLVDRNPVSGVARVTLLRGRRSEIKE
- a CDS encoding cobalamin-binding protein, which gives rise to MKIVSLLPSATEIVYALGLGDDLVAVSHECDFPPSARVKPRITRALVDSDQPCETIDREVKEKLHEAGTLYDLDFELLERLQPDLVLTQQLCSVCAVSYDSVKDAVKGLVHSPQVVNLEPLGLQDILENIRTVARLTGCSERGEAVISSLERRVDRVKSLVSRIDRRPRTFLMEWLHPPFSGGHWNGELVTIAGGVDGIAKAGHPSRRVEWKEILDFAPEIVVISCCGFSIDRTLREIAPLKEVDEWHRLPAVLNERVFIADGNQYFSRPGPRIVDSLEMLAVMIHPGLAPEYQFQSKAFLQLKHD
- a CDS encoding MOSC domain-containing protein, producing MAITVSSIFYHPVKSVKSKPLTRAEIGVRGIPYDREWMVVDERGMFVAQRQSSDAGVEVRTMCLVDAAMRDGHLVLTAPGLSSISVPLDGPDTPEDEVQVWEHHARGVDQGEEVSRWLSELLGRERPGKYRLMRMSSQHVRRAKMGDSQLAFADGYPFLIISQASLDDLNRRLSEALPMNRFRPNIVLEGCSPYQEDQMALIRVGNVLLEGQGLCARCPTTATNQETAERGKEPLRTLATYRRHPGGADGVVFGRNFNHLNLGTISIGDSVEILATD